CCATGCCCAGCAGGAACTTTCTAGATTGCGAAAATCTCTCCTGATTATCCCCACTGAGCATCCTTCTGAGCGGCCCCTCCCGACTCTGACCTTGAGGTAGacctgcagagccctctccttCCCAGAGCGCGAGGTTCCCTGGCATGTTGGATCTTTTCAgcactttcccctcctcctctctgaaagttaCCACTGCTTCCCCAACCACGTCTGCTTATACCGGTCCCTTTCTTAGGACTACTCGCTGCTCTCCTGAGCAGTAAGCAACACACATCAGGGGTCTGGTTCATCAGCAGTTTTCAGGATGAGCTGTATCAGCATAGCCTGGGTACTTGTCATGTAACGACTcttggcttccacccagccctaCGTGATTGTATGTAGTttgagtttgagaagcactggcctGGAACTCAGAGACCTTTCTTGAAAGGAACAAAGTTTGGAGAGCTCATGAGTGATCCTGGAATCTGGGACAGTCCTCAGAATACTGGCAACCACAGCTGCCTTCCAAAACCTCACAGGTAAAGCTTTGTCTAATCCTCTAGTAAATTTCATTATTCAGTCTAGAAGGGGAATTCAATATTCTAGTTACTACACACCACGTAAGCATACAGTTTTGAAGACTTAACCCAAAGACCATCTATTTAATATGGCAAACCGAAGGCACTTTGGGATCTTGCAGTGTCACGTCCCAGCTGACAGGGACTAGAGAGGAAGCAGCCTGTTTTACCTGAGTTACTGGGAAGAGAGTGGAAGAGCCTCCATGGTTCCCCACGGTTCCCTCCATAACCACTCCTGTGGCCTTGAGAACACGAATGCTCACAGGGCTATGCCTTCCAAAGCCCACTGGGAAGACCAGAAAGCAGACGCCCCACTGCACATCACCCCTTCTCAACCGGAATCTCTCGAGGCTGGCGCCAGGAGCCTGTGCCTTTAAGATCTCCCCCGGAGACTCAGGCTTGGAGCCACGTGGCCCAAACGGGAGGGTGCCTATGGGCTAAGGGCCATTAACTCCCGGGATCCAGGACCCAGGACCGCCTTCCGCCCAGTGGGCGGCCTGGCTCCCCTCTTCCCGGAGCTTCCCGTAAAGCCCCCACACTTAGCCTCCCAAGCGAGCCCTCCGCTTCCAGGACCCAGGCACCCCAGGTCCTGCCTCTGGGATCCAGGGTCCAGGCGCCCGGGATCTGCGCCACCAGCAACTCGTCCCTGGAAGACCTTCCCGAGCCCAGGACCCCAGGTCCCAGCGTGAGAAACTCTCATATTCTCACTCCCAGAGCCAAGAAACCCAGGTGCTCCCAATTCCCAGCTTTCGGGCTGCGGACCCACCCTGGGGCCTCAGACTCCCCATCTCCAATGGCCAGGAACGCGGGCGCCGTGAGCTCACAGTGCCGGGAACCTCAGCGTtccagccccccttcccccccatggcTGCTACGCAACTCGCAACTCGCAGCTCTAAGGGACCTCGGCGTCCTAGGCAGGCGCCGCCAGCTCTCCCTGCTTCCAGGCGCTGAGAAGCCCTGGGGCGTTCACTATGGTGGCCGACCCGCCACATGGAGACCCCATAGGGTCTGGGGCGGTGGAGCACACCGCCAAACCGAAACCCAGCAAACCAGGAGCGGTAGGAGGCAGCCCCCCCTCGAACCCGGTGCTCAGCTGCCTCCGCACCAACCTGCTGCTGATGATGACCATGCTGTTCGTGTTGGGGGGcgtgctgctggggctggggatgtCCAACGCCGGCGGCGTGACCATGCTGGGCCCCTCGCGCCTGGCCGCCTTCGCCTTCCCGGGGGAGCTGCTGCTCCGCATGCTGCGCGTAGTCATCCTGCCGCTGGTGGTGTGCAGCCTCATCAGCAGCACCGCCAGCCTGGACCCGGGCTTGCTCGGGCACCTGGGCTGCTGGGCgctcttcttcttcctgttctccACGCTGATCGGGTGTATCATTGGCATCAGCCTGGCGATGGCTCTGCAGCCCGGCGCCGCCCTCGCCGAGGCCCAAAACGACACGGGTGGGAGTCCCTCCGCCCCACAGGACTCCGGCAAGTCCGTGCTGGATTCTATCCTGGATCTTCTGAGAAATGTattcccttccaacctggtgactgcAACCTTCCGCTCGTACGCGACCTACTACGAAGACGGAGATTTCTACGGAACCAGGATGAAGGTGCCTGTGGGGCACCAGGTGGAGGGCCCGAACATCCTGGGCCTGGTGGTGGTCTCCATGGCCTTTGGCGTGTGCCTGCGGAAGCTGGGGCGGAACGGAGAGATACTCATCCACTTCTTCACCTCCTTCAACCACGCCACCATGGagatggtgtcctggatcatgtgGTACACCCCCGTGGGCGTCTTGTTCCTGGTGGCCAGCAAGGTCATGGAGATGGAGGACATAAACAAGCTCTTCACCAGTGTGGGCAAATACGTCCTGTGCATCATGCTGGGCCACGGCATCCACGGGCTCCTGGTGCTGCCCTTCTTGTACTTCATCCTCACCAGGAAGAACCCGTACCGCTTCCTGTGGGGCATCCTGACAGCGCTGGCCATGGCCTTCGCCACTTCCTCCAGCTCCGCCACTTTGCCGCTGACCATACAGTGCGTGGAGAGGAACGGCATCTCTAAAAACATCTGCAACTTCATCCTGCCCATCGGGGCCACTGTCAACATGGACGGAGCCGCCCTCTTCCAGTGTGTGGCCGCGGTGTTCATTGCGCAGGCCAACAGGAGGCCCTTGGATATAGTGATGATCACCACCATCCTGATCACGGCCACCGCCTCCAGCGTGGGCACCGCGGGCGTCCCTGCTGGAGGTGTCCTCACTCTGGCCATCATCCTTGAGGCAATTAACCTGCCGGTTGACCTCTCCTTGATCCTGGCTGTGGACTGGCTAGTGGACCGGACCTGTACGCTCATCAACGTGGAAGGTGATGCCTTTGGGGCGGGAATCCTCCAACATTTGGTGGATCGGGGAAAGGCTAGTAGTGGCTCAgtgccccagctgctccaggtgAAGAGTGACAGCTCTGTGGCTGCAATGCCGATCTTCAGACACTATTCAAGACCATCTAAGGATACTGGCAGCTCCAAGAAGAGCTTAGCCATGTAAGCCCCAGCAGGGACCTTCCCTGCTCTAATGGGGCACTTTGGATATTCAAGTCATGAGAGATGGATCAACGGACAAACTCATTCTCTAGCAGCCCTGCCCGTAAACTATGGGGAAACACAGGCCCCAGCCTCCCTTCCCAACCTACCTCTTCCCAACCCCATATCTGGGAGGCCTTGCTACTGGGATATATGTGTATGTGGGTATGAATGTCTCCCCAAATCTCCCTGGTCCTCaactcctgcccccacccaagGTTAGGAAACAGCAAGATAGAGAAGTAGCATCCTCCACGCCTTATCCTGGAAGCCTGCCTGGCTTCCCCATCTTGGGGCACAGGTCGCCACGTGGAATTCTGACCTCTTTGACAGCATGTTCCCACATGTGCCAGCTCATTTGCTGGTTATTTTGGTGGCtgtagctgtgtgtgtgtatgcatgtgtatgtgtgtgggtgtgctgTGGCTAGATGGTACGTCCCACCCTGTCCCGGGAACTCTGGGTAGGGGGAGACTGAGGAAAAACACTGCTGTCACTCCAGAGGACATTTTTTTACCAATAAAATTGtcaagtattaaaaaaataaaaagatctccCTAAGTGACTAAGGAAGGGCCATACATGGGAGCCACTGTTCTAGCCACTGAGTGGCTCCAAAGTTGCTTTTTAACCTCAATCACACATATATTGATACACAGAGATTTAGACTAAGAGGGATTGTGACTCTAAAGGCAAAAGAGGGTTTTGGCTGTGTTAGTCCTTGAGGTTGTAAATGGTTGGTCTATTCATTACTCCAATATGGAAAGGCAGCaggtcaattttaaaaaataattatcttaattattgaaagtattacagcggtccccccccaccccacccccctgccattgaccccttctagcctgctccctcctcccccaccacaacctcaggccttcagcacactattgtctgtgtccgtaggTTATGCACATATGCTTATAAGTTtttcggttaatctcttcctatcaacccacccccaccttcctctgagattcatcagtctgttccacgtttTTATGTCTCtaagtctattttgtttatcagtttatttggttctttagattccacatatgagtgaggtctttctctgactggcttatttcgtttagtataataccctccaggtctatccatgctctctcacatagtatttcatggtgtaaatggtccacagctttttttatccacttatctactgatgggcactaggactcttcccagatcttagctattgtaaattgtgctgctaggaacataggggtgcatatattttttcgaGTTTCTtaaggatatattcctagaagtgggatcactgggtcaaatggcagttccatatttaattttctgaggaaactctatactgtttttcataatggctgtaccagcctgcatttccaccagcagtgtactaaggttcccttttctccacattctcaagcacttgtcatttgttgatttgttggtggttgccattctgacaggtgtgagtgatacctcattgtcattttaatttgcatctctctgattaatgactttgagcattttttcatatgtctcttggccatttgtaagtccactttggagaagtgtctatttaggtccgttgcccacttttttattggattgtttgtcttccttttgttaagttgtatgagttccttatatattttggatattaaacccttatcagatgtatcattggcaaatatgttctcccatacagtgggctccctttttattttgctgatggtttattttgctgtgcaaactttttattttgatgtagtcccatttattttctcctttgtttcccttgtcctagggcagtagtcggcaaactgcagctcgcgagctacatgcggctctttggccccttgagtgtggctcttccacaaaataccacgtgagggtatgcacgtacagtgagattgaaacttcatggcccatgcgcagaagtcggtattttgtggaagagccacactcaaggggccaaagaaatgcatgtggctcgtgagctgcagtttgccgaccagggccctaggagatgtatcagcaaacatattgctacgagggatgtctgagattttactacctagattttcttctgggatttttatgatttcatggcttacatttaagtcttttatccattttgagtttattcttgtgtatggtgtaagttggtggtctggtttcattttttttttggcatgtacatgtccaattttcccagcaccactaaTGAAGAGActatatttctgtttgttttgttttcgttcctatttatttattacctcccacccacccaccctccactgcCTTCCGTCCCAGATTCCTCACTCTGCTCCATGCTtctttgttgaagagactgtctggactccattgtatgctcttgcctcctttgtcaaatatttttttttaaaaaaatatttttattgatttaagagaggaggggaaaaggagaaagagaaacatcaatgatgagaaagaatcattgatgggctgcctcctgcatgccccctgctggggatcaagcccgcaaacctggcatgtgcccaacTGGAATCCAACTTGGTACCTTCAATtctcaggctgacgctttatctactgagccaaatcagctagggctcctttgtcaaataataattgagGGTAATGGCTTGGGCCAATTCCTGGGTCTTgttctatctatcctatctaataaaagagaaacatgataattagcatacaaccgctacccttcccattggctaatcagggagatatgcaaattaactgccagccaagatggcggccggcagccaggcagcttgaaactaacatgaggcttgcttgcttcagtgacggaggaaaccaacgttcccccgcctgccttgccggcctctgagcctgcagtttgaaacattgtaacaaatataaaagctaaacaaaaccccagaacctgctttcagtgagccggatctcagagctggagttatacattgtttcgattatagaaccgaaacaaaccagatacctgctttcagcagcggaggcccaagagctggagcctcagagctaaagctggcccagaataaaaaaaaaaaaaaaagaaaaaaaggagcggttgggagcttccgtcaccagccagcctgaaaacagccctcagcccctcaccaagactggccaggcaccccagtggggacccccaccctgaagggtgtgtgaccagctgcaaacagccatcatcccctcacccaggttggccaggcaccccagtggggacccccaccctgatccaggacacccttcagggcaaaccagccggcccccacacgtgtaccaggcctctatcctatatagtaaaagggtaatatgcctcccagcaccgggatcagtggagctgtgaggcctcctggcaccgggatcagcgtgacagggggcagcgcccaaaccccctgaccgccctgcgactctgtgtgtgacagggggcggggccacaacctccctatccgccctgctctgttcctgacaggggaaggcgccctaaccccctgatcgccctgcagctctgtgtgtgacagggtgtggtgccccaaccccctgatcagccctgctctgtgtgtgacagggtgcggcgccccaacgccccccccccccccccacacacacacgggccctgctctgtgtgtgacagggtagagccataacctccccatcggccctgccctgagtgtgacagggtgcggcaccccaacccccttttcagccctgctctgtgtgtgacagggggtgttgccccaactcccctatcggccctactctgtgagtgacaggggggagctccccaaccccctgatcggccctgctctgtgcatgacagggggagctccccaaccccctgattggccctgctctgtgcatgacagggggagctccccaaccccctgattggccctgctctgtgcgtaacagggggtggtgccgcaacctccccatcgaccctgcattgagtgtgacagggggcggtgccccaaccccccaatcagccctaccctgagcgtgactgagggtggcatcgcaacctcccgatctgccctgctctgtgcatgacaggggcggcgccccaactccccaatcggccctgctctgagcccgaccaggggctgcacctagggattgggcctgccctctgccacccgggagcaggcctaagccagcaggttgttatctctcgaggggtcccagactgtgagagggcacaggccaggctgagggatcccctcccccgagtgcacaaatttttgtgcaccgggcctctaatatatatatatatgcctaatatgcaaagtgtccccttaggAGTTCAACTGACttggagttcaatcactcgctatgacgtgcactggccaccaggagtggcgcagaatgaaggaaggcccctgccagcagccagggaagggaggccccagcgggcagccagcagcctctagggaccctatctgtgcaaaaatttcatgcactgggcctctaggtgatttatatgcctgttcttatgtcAGAACCAGGCTCTTtggattacagtggctttgtagtataacttgatatctggtattgtgatccctccaactttgttctcttttctcaagattgctgtggttattcggggtctcttttggttccatataaatttttggagcacttcttctagatctgtgaaatatgtcattggtattttaatatggattgcattgaatctgtagattacctTGGgtaaaatggacattttaatgatgctaattctaccaatccatgaacacggtatatccttccacttgtttatatcatgctctgactttttttttccccaatgtcATGTAGTTTATCCTCCTTGGTTAAgattattcctaaatattttatttttttttcttgcaatggtaaatgggatttttttttttaagtttttctttctgagaattcattattggtgtataaaaatgccattaatttctgggtgttaatttgtaCCCTGCTACACTTATatttgatgaagtctttagggCAGTCTATGTACAATATattgtcatctgtgaataatggcagttttacttcctcctttctaatttggatgccttttatattttcttcttgtctgattactgtTGCTAAagcttccagtactatgttgaataaaagtggtgaaagtgaacatccctgtcttgttcctgttcttaggagaaatggttttagtttttgcccattgagaatgatgttggctgtaggtttgtcatatatggccttcattatattgaggtatgattcctctattcccactttgatgagagttttataaaaaactagaagcccaatgcacaaattcatgcaccttgaaaggaattgtgggccatgaggcagcggtgggcacaggggcgggtctcagcctaCCCTCTGTGCCCCCCACTCTGGCCCCTGGCAGCTCCGTTCTCATGTGCTGACAGCACTGgtcccactcgcacccgctggcagtgtggagcgattggggctggcgccagcagcaggtgcgagcagggccagtgccatcagcaggtgcgagcagcagctgctgccccaattgctgctcaggagcagggggaggtggagaagccctcaggggtgattggggctggcgccagccgCCTGCAGTGGGTACAAGCGGCGTCTCTgacgctggcagtgggtgcaagcacccACTGGCAGGACtgtggtgcatgggagcaaagaatcttcagtaaccaccagaggcttgccccgatgacagtgactggtgccccatCTTGGTCtagca
This DNA window, taken from Myotis daubentonii chromosome 10, mMyoDau2.1, whole genome shotgun sequence, encodes the following:
- the LOC132211519 gene encoding neutral amino acid transporter B(0)-like, whose translation is MVADPPHGDPIGSGAVEHTAKPKPSKPGAVGGSPPSNPVLSCLRTNLLLMMTMLFVLGGVLLGLGMSNAGGVTMLGPSRLAAFAFPGELLLRMLRVVILPLVVCSLISSTASLDPGLLGHLGCWALFFFLFSTLIGCIIGISLAMALQPGAALAEAQNDTGGSPSAPQDSGKSVLDSILDLLRNVFPSNLVTATFRSYATYYEDGDFYGTRMKVPVGHQVEGPNILGLVVVSMAFGVCLRKLGRNGEILIHFFTSFNHATMEMVSWIMWYTPVGVLFLVASKVMEMEDINKLFTSVGKYVLCIMLGHGIHGLLVLPFLYFILTRKNPYRFLWGILTALAMAFATSSSSATLPLTIQCVERNGISKNICNFILPIGATVNMDGAALFQCVAAVFIAQANRRPLDIVMITTILITATASSVGTAGVPAGGVLTLAIILEAINLPVDLSLILAVDWLVDRTCTLINVEGDAFGAGILQHLVDRGKASSGSVPQLLQVKSDSSVAAMPIFRHYSRPSKDTGSSKKSLAM